GAGTAGAAGAACATGTACTGAGTTCAGTGTAATCAACACACGAAAGGACCAAACCGCGCCCTCGATAGATTCAACACTTATtctactttctttttatcaagACGCTGCTAGTATCGTTTTGAGAGACATTGCTGATGGGGAGTCGCTTCGACACCCAATAGTACCTGATTTTTACCCTCGTTCGTCACTGAGTTCTAAAATGTTCGTTCTTGAGTTTTTCCTAGTGTACTTAATGCAGCTTTATTCTTTGCTTGTCGTTATGGGCCAAAAAAGTTATGCTGTGAGTAAAATAGGAGAAGTGTGCTTTTATTTGTTCACATGTCTTGCTATGTCCAACTTGCCAAGGCAATTGTCATTGgacttatttttatcatttttaaaggatttctGCGGTGGTATAGAACAGTTGGAACAAATGTTTTTATCGGTAAAATGTGTCTACTTAAatatccaagttatgaaaacgCAAGAACGACTTAGATTTGTATGTAGCTTGATGGTATTTATGGTCCAACTTTGCCAGCACTTCGTTATTTATTCTAatgcacattcattcattttcggaactcCTTATCCTTCCTGACATGAGGCgtgggagcctatcccagctcactttgGGAACCGGTcgaggggacaccctgaattgctaaCTCCTCACAGTGACGACCGACCTTCGCGCAAACCTTTCACCCCAAAACTGAAGCCGACACGTTAACCATGCGGCCGCCTGTCCGCACCTGATTTATTGATTTGGCACAGCCCCATGACTAAAGCACAATTTGATAATTAGTGAACTCTGTGctaattgatttaatttttatttttgcaaatacaTAAGTaggctctctgccctcactgggtgatattgccagccctcgctacctcagcagagcggggaacattgtcagggaccaatactaccctggtcacaacctgttgcagctgctgccctctggcagacgctacaggtttcacaaagcacggacaaatagacttaaggacagttttttcccacagccatcaggactcagAGCCTGCGTAagcatgacacacaatcccttctgtgcaataacttcggggtgtgcaataacaatgtgcattagcttagattgtgcaatattttagaatttacctagcCGGGaggtgactttttatacttttatatgagtgtttttttccccctggtaaaacgcactttgtggagtagcaccgccaatttcgttatacggaGCCCTGtatgatgacaacaaaggcttgtgatttgattgatttgttGTTCTCAAACCCAATCCAACATAGTTACCTGAGTATTGGGTGGGGGGTGTCTTATCGTAAGAGTAACAAAGTGTTCTATTCAAATGTCGCTAATGCAAAGGCTTTCTAAATGTTAATTTTCATAATAATGAAGCCAGTTCGAGACTTCAGTTATTGGTATGCGTCATGTCACTTCCTGTCTAGATAGTTCCTTTTCCCATGTATTTACTAATACACTCTACCCACCTGCCGCCTCGAGTTGTAGAGGTTCACTTCCCTGACTTCAATGCGGACAGGCGCGGGCCCAgttcctgctggtggcggttTGACTGTGCGTGCAGATGGTTGTTcgtctctctgtgtgctctacAGCCGACTGGCAACCATTCTAAGATTTAGTTTGCCATTCACCCCAAATCAGCTCGGTTAGGGTCCAGAAACCCCCgtaaccctttcgaggatgcgcggtattgaagatgaatgaaaaaaaaaaacgaatgaaCAATATACACCCACTCCCCTCCTCAGCGGCACAGATGTTTCCTGGTTAGCTGCCATGTCCCTATAAAGCTTCAATTCAGTTCAGTTACATGACCGTATTATTATGCAACCATAAGATACATTTCGCTTTAATTCATTgtataacattcattcattttctaaactgctttatcttcagtagggttgcggggggtgctggaccctatcccaacCGATTTCGgaacagaggcgggggacaacctgaattggtcgccaaccaatcgcagggcacaagcagacaaacaaccatccgtGCTCACACTTATACTTTAGGGggaatttacagtgtccaaaccacctacaatgcatgtctttggaatgtgggagcaaaccgtTTAagataaaatcttttttttttttattacaaaataaaactaaaatttaCACCCTAACGAGATAATTATGTTGATAATAATGTCATCCGAAGCCTAAGAATGATATGCTCTATAATAGTAAATTAAATATCCAATTGAGAAAATGTGTTATACAGTGAAGTTTCCCAACCATTCACCACTAGTGTGCCATGAGCAATAGTCAGGTATGCCGCAGGAAATGATCTGCCAAGAAACCAAACACTGTAACATTcaaagagaaaaatcataacatTACGtgattaaaatcaaattattacCAGATAAAAATATCATGAACATTAAGTAATTTATTGCACTTATCTCCCAACTCATcttgttttctgaaccgctctatcctccttagggttgtggggggtgctgaagcctaacccagctgactgcAGGCAGTGGACACCCTCCATCGTTGGCCAGACGAGCACAGTCATTGCACTATTGCAAGATAAAatttgtaatattatgagattatattcattttgtgtcttattttttatgtaaccCGAACCcgaaatttcaattttttttctatgtaaacTATATGAGCAGAAAACTGCTTCTTGGGTTAtgtaaattgaaatatttttttaggaatatagccatagtTTACttaccaaaaatcttttttaactgtacacaatatccatcctcctttcttcctccttttctattgccatcaaagctaatgctgataGTCGAGCccatcctgtcgtatttctggcattcgtttttattcgatttactGGTGAAAATGTTCGCTTCCAGttgcgacaggcttgcttgcttagtgtaaggcaggggtgtcaaacatacggcccggatccggcccgtctggtggtttggtacggcccagggaagaaagctgcattgtataaaaaaaaaaaagaattttctttaaaatttctaGTTCTTGTATTATTCGCTAGGGGGCTCAGTGTTTTAGAATGTGCAGaacacatgaattgacatttatttatattcttgTGTTATTCTCctgttcataatatattattcataatgtaaaaggaaaattctgttaataaacgttttgataatttactcattcttagcactaattattagtattagtgactaatacaaaggaaaaaagtgggcttattgttagttctatgtaattttgcaatgagtttactggtcgggcccgcttgatctcaaattaagctgtattcggcccacagaccaaagggagtttgacacaaACCTGCTTATCCACAGGTCACATCCAGTCATCCTCCGTGGGGCAGGATTCTTTTATGTCAGGAAGAAGGATGGCTCGCTATGCCCCTGCGTCGACTACCGAGGCCTGAACACAATCACCATCAAGAACAGATACCCCTTGCACCTCATTGACTCAGCTTTCACTCCGCTTCATAGTGCCCGCATTATTTCCAAGTTGGACCTCTGGAACGCCTACCATATTGTTCCCATCCGGGAGAGGGACAAATGGAAGACGGCATTCCCTACCCGCCTGGGCCATTTTGAATACCTGGTGATGCCCTTTGGCCTCTGGAATCGTGACTGGACGATTCGCCAAAAGATGCTTcaccgacggacgtttggccaacAGatagttcgccgaacggacgtttcgccaaaaTGGGATTTGTGCGCTATCCATTTTgccgaaacgtccgttcggcgaaacgtatGTTCGGTGAAACGTTTATTCGCCAAACTCCGTCGGCCAAACATCTTTCAGCGAATCGTCCGAGTACCTTCTCCAATGCATCAGCGGTGTTTGAGGCCCttagaaatgtttttcttcGAGATATTCGACAAATTTGTCTTcgtatatttggacaacgttctAATTTTTTCACGCACTCTTACGGAGCACAAGCAGTATGCGCCAGGTGTTGCAATTCCTCCTACGTAAAGGCCAAGATGTGTGAGTTTAAGTTCCGCGGACTACTTTTCTCAGATTTGTCATTGCTCATGGCGATCTGAGGATAAATCCTACAAAGCTGTCGCTCAGTGGCCCCGGCCTGGGGGAAAGAAGGAGTTGCAGGGCCTTTTGAGGTTTGCAAACCTCTATAAGTGTTTTATCAGAGAGTATAGCCGTATTGCCGCACCCTCACCACACTCATGCCAACAAAGTCCCCATTCCATTTGAGAGAAGCAGCGGAGGCAGCTTTTGGGGACCTCAAGTCCCGTTTTACCTCTGCTCTCGTTCTCGCTCACCCGGACCCTAAACTACAATTTATTGTGGAAGTAGGTGTTGGTGCTGTCTTCTCTCAGCTCAGACTGGGGAATGGAAAGGTGAACCCTTGCACCTCTTTTTCCCATAAGCTGACCCTGGCTGAGCGTAATTACCGCATTGGGGACTATGAATTGCTCACAGGTGAAGCTAGCCCTGGACTCAAAGTATTGAGTCTAGCTTTTGGTAATGACCAAATACTAATTTTCCACTATGATTTGCAAATAtagtctttaaaaatcaaacaatgatTTTCAGGTTGTtttcccacattctgtctctcatggtctGGATGATTTTGTGctatttgagggaaaaaaaggttttcacaTTTATTGTGTGATATAGACATGACTGCAATTTCCAGATACTGTTATTACATAATTATCCTTTAAACACCTTAATGATGGATTAtagatggataactttattcaacccaaatttgggaaatttctttgtggTAGTAGCAAGAGGGGATTAGACAGAATAGCAAAGCAAAGGCGCAAAGTACAAAGCTGTTATGATCATGGGTgcggaccccaaagcaggcaaGGGTAAGTTTAGTTCTTTCCAAATCTTTATTAGGCTCGTCCACGTAGCTGGCGAGCACACAAGGGGATTGTGGTGGTGGATTGTTGGCTGTTGCAGGAAGGTCGTTTTCCGTGGCGCGGTGTGGAGGGAACCGGGTAGGAAGCGTGGTTGTTGTCCGTTATCCTTGGTCGTGGGGCTAAGCATGGTCGGAATCCTGGGAGCAAAACAAGAGGTCGTAAAATCAACAGGCAAGCAAGGGGTAAACGTGAGAGGGTACCTAACAATGAACTGATAAGACAATCCAGCAGCATGGTCAGGTTCCTCGTGGCCTTAAATACTGTTTCTTGCCTGATGGCTTGCACCTGGCATCACTCCAATCATTAGTGACAGGGTGACAGGCACAACCAGCCACCAGTATGTTCTGAGGCCTGACAAAAGCAAATCAAAGagaatggaatcatcaaatcattaagacatgaaagcagcaaaaacacaaaatgagcaagaGTGTACGGAGATAacgccggctgccgcttgaatggcgccatcttggttctcaaaaagacgttgtaaagttggacataaactgaagtcttccacaagaaagggaacttctgcagactatGACCGAGGTAGacaatatgcagagtcactcttccaagcttatccgcacagttgctcagtagtctggagctgaagacaacagtagccgaGTCGACTCCGTTGCGGGAAAACGCCAAAAGCACTTCCATCTTATCCaaggatggaatggttggtcagaagcgttgcctcttctcctggcccctttgtccagctccgaatctcTGGcgacaccgaggtgttgctccttctgcagCGTATTGTATCAGCTAGTCCCGTGTGTGTGACAATGCAGGCATGTCTGaatgtttccaaaaaaataagtagcagaaagaagccaggctaacagaagaAAGAAAGTTGAAAAAACATCAAAGTAAAAAGTTaagtaaaaggaatgtattaagaaatataaaaatgtaactaaaaaaagatagacgggttgtaaaacacgaaaaacaaataagggtggacagagctactaccactgccTTCCGCGtggcggcgccatcttggatttttatttttagatatgcACATTTAATGATATGGTTCAGGATGGAAAATCTTGCTTTTATTGTAAGAATTGCATTccaaactttgcaaaaaaacattgatcGCAGTGCATGTTTAACAAAGGATGGTCACAGATTTAAAACAACAGAATGATTCTCCACAAGGGACTCATTTCATTGTCGTAATATCAAATCCTGGGCTATGAAAAGTAGAGCAGAGATTACTTGCAAAGTTAGCCACACACGTGCTCAAGGTTTCTCTCAGCAAAGATAACAAATGTGCTAGGTTTATCAGAAATGTTACATTACTAATCTCACAAAATATCTCATTCCAACTCCAAAATACAAGTTTTGATTTGAAGAAAACTCCTGGAGTGTAACATACCTTACTGGAGTGCTTTCAACAAGGCCATCCAAATGCATATCATGTAATGATTTCCCTGATGACCTTGAGTCTTAGATGGTTTAAACACAGCTAGGTCAGGTGAGTAAGAGTTGCAGGTCAAGCTGACCTTTTTTACTGCACTGAGGGAAAGACCTGAAgtcagaaattacattttttatgacaCCAGTTAAACTTTTTAGAGACTTTGTCGCTTTCAATCTTACTTTTAAGGAGAAGTAACACCACACAATTTTGTCAAACCAATGTGAGACAAAAAATGGAAACCAACATTGCTCAAAAGTCTCAGGGGGCTGAATCAAAGTAAACTGCCCCTCAAATGAACAAAGTAAAAGAGATGACACTGAGGGGTGGTGACATGCGCCAGTGGTCACTTTCTTAATCACAGCCAACAATTTCAACAAACTCAAACACTTCTCGTTTTGACTGTTGAATCCAATTGTGGAGACGTTGTAAATGTCAGAGGTGTTatcaactaaaaacaaaagtatAGTCAATAGTAGTATAATCCTCTAGGAAGAGTAGAGTGGCGCTTTGATTTGAGTAGTTGTAGCTGGCTGAGCATATGCCCGCCACCACTACCCCACAAGCCGCAATTACCATATGTTCGTGCATATAAGCTGCACTCTTAAAATCACCTAAAAATCACttaaatttacaatttctcgcataggagctgcccctgattcacaattttaatctCCATATTCTTGGTATTAATATGGagtgcaaatgtgttactttgaagggaaaatctgcaAAAATCACCACAaattgtatttctgagatactgtgtaaatcaaaaacacattattagggtcaatatcataaggaagttagtcaTTCATCCagcaatgattgttttcttactgcaaaacaaaaagtaaCCAACAAACAGTAAATGTTATTTTGCTAGAGTATAGCAACGCTGTAAGTCTTGTGCCcatataagccatactcttGATCCGGTCATCATgtttttgagttacaaatacattATATGCGATAAATTACATTAGTACTTAGTGTGGGGCTTGCTAATGGTTGTGGGGAGATGGGGTCAACCTCTAGACTCGAAACAGGCTCAGCAATGAGGAGCAGATTTGGGGCAGTTTACATTTCAAGTTTCCATCAAATAAATATCgaaagcaaaacagaaaatggctAAGTCGTCATCCAAAACCCAACagatgaataaaacaaaatacgtacaatatttgtaaaaataatgaatgaggaatatcaataaaaaaatacaaagtaagaCAGAATGGATATAAG
This region of Stigmatopora nigra isolate UIUO_SnigA chromosome 6, RoL_Snig_1.1, whole genome shotgun sequence genomic DNA includes:
- the LOC144197742 gene encoding uncharacterized protein LOC144197742 gives rise to the protein MCKKLQKRHLKARLKFAADHMDKDKTFWRKVLWSDETKIELFGHNAQQYVWRRKGSLGGPGSLGGILKDSSKSKQSWNRLFLHRSHPVILRGAGFFYVRKKDGSLCPCVDYRGLNTITIKNRYPLHLIDSAFTPLHSARIISKLDLWNAYHIVPIRERDKWKTAFPTRLGHFEYLVMPFGLWNRDWTIRQKMLHRRTFGQQIVRRTDVSPKWDLCAIHFAETSVRRNVCSVKRLFAKLRRPNIFQRIVRVPSPMHQRCLRPLEMFFFEIFDKFVFVYLDNVLIFSRTLTEHKQYAPGVAIPPT